A genomic stretch from Candidatus Bathyarchaeota archaeon includes:
- a CDS encoding HAD hydrolase family protein: MKKAKRVFITDCEGPISKNDNAFELACHFIPEGDKFFTQISTYDDVLADVVKRDGYKAGDTLKLIVPFLKACEVTNRKMMEFSAQNILLIPDAKDMLRFVKGRMPSFIVSTSYEHYIQVLCRTLDFPYKNTYCTALDIDAYQMGREEKEKLDQFRREICSMPLIEIPKNATSLQDFSERDQQTMKRLDKIFWREIMQMESGTMLKEINPVGGVEKAKAVRSIVDEAGSNLSSVMYIGDSITDVDCFRLVRENGGATVSFNGNAYAIREAEIAVLSTNALVVATIADVFERLGKEVVYDLVDNWGYKALEKYGSDSLLQEKLQNLFPKMLPKVSKITARNVEELAAESSVFRKLVRGENVGRLG; encoded by the coding sequence GTGAAGAAGGCGAAAAGAGTTTTCATAACAGACTGTGAAGGCCCTATTTCAAAAAACGACAACGCTTTCGAGTTAGCCTGCCATTTCATTCCAGAAGGCGACAAATTTTTCACTCAAATCAGCACGTATGACGATGTTTTAGCAGACGTTGTCAAACGCGACGGATACAAGGCGGGCGATACTTTGAAACTCATTGTTCCTTTTCTTAAAGCATGCGAGGTTACGAATAGAAAGATGATGGAGTTTTCCGCTCAAAACATTTTGTTGATACCAGATGCAAAGGATATGCTGCGATTTGTGAAAGGTAGGATGCCAAGTTTTATTGTAAGTACCAGTTACGAGCATTACATCCAGGTTTTATGTCGCACATTAGATTTTCCTTATAAAAACACGTATTGTACCGCGCTAGACATTGACGCTTATCAAATGGGTAGAGAAGAAAAGGAGAAACTTGACCAGTTTAGACGAGAGATATGCTCGATGCCTTTAATTGAAATCCCTAAAAATGCAACGTCACTGCAAGATTTTTCAGAGAGAGATCAACAGACGATGAAGCGGCTAGACAAGATTTTCTGGAGAGAGATCATGCAGATGGAGTCAGGTACTATGCTGAAGGAGATTAACCCAGTAGGAGGGGTAGAGAAGGCGAAGGCAGTTAGAAGCATCGTTGATGAAGCCGGAAGCAATTTGAGTAGTGTGATGTATATTGGTGACAGTATTACAGATGTTGACTGTTTCCGACTAGTTAGAGAAAACGGTGGTGCGACAGTTTCCTTCAATGGCAACGCTTACGCTATTCGCGAAGCCGAAATCGCAGTTCTTTCAACAAACGCCCTTGTAGTCGCGACTATTGCTGATGTTTTTGAAAGACTTGGCAAGGAGGTCGTTTACGATTTAGTAGATAATTGGGGATACAAGGCATTAGAAAAGTATGGCAGCGACTCGTTATTGCAGGAGAAACTTCAGAACTTGTTCCCAAAAATGTTGCCTAAAGTGAGCAAAATTACCGCACGTAACGTGGAGGAACTTGCCGCTGAAAGTAGCGTTTTCAGGAAGCTTGTGAGGGGAGAGAATGTGGGACGGCTGGGCTGA
- a CDS encoding formylmethanofuran--tetrahydromethanopterin N-formyltransferase, with protein MKTEVENTYAEAFEGLYCRVIVTADDEEVLHSASEDATATPSIVVGRVEGGIEKWLIPKETPDGRMGAILQFWGGIDNRKPVQSSLEKFETELSYRIRQDILVKPFTALFDALPNAIGKLDMMERVGHCGDGFEWEEKRYDRRVIVVPLMVPNFLIERQLGYAKGVMGANFWYLCETKEAVMTVGRKALEAIDEVEGVIAPFGICSAGSKLETKFPSIGPTTNHPYCPSLRNKLGAASKVPECVHFIPEIVINGVSLSAVKVAMKAGIEATCSIEGVHVISAGNYGGKLGNYKIYLRELFL; from the coding sequence ATGAAAACAGAGGTTGAAAACACGTATGCAGAGGCTTTCGAAGGACTCTATTGCAGAGTTATTGTCACAGCTGACGATGAAGAGGTTTTGCATAGTGCTTCTGAAGACGCAACGGCGACGCCTTCAATAGTTGTAGGCAGAGTTGAGGGTGGAATCGAAAAATGGTTGATTCCAAAAGAAACGCCAGATGGTCGCATGGGGGCAATTTTGCAGTTTTGGGGTGGCATAGATAATAGAAAGCCTGTGCAAAGTTCATTAGAAAAGTTTGAAACTGAACTGTCCTACCGAATCAGACAAGACATCCTCGTAAAACCCTTCACAGCCCTTTTCGACGCCTTGCCAAACGCCATAGGAAAACTGGATATGATGGAAAGAGTTGGTCATTGTGGAGATGGGTTTGAATGGGAAGAAAAACGTTATGACCGCCGCGTTATTGTTGTTCCTTTAATGGTGCCAAACTTTCTCATAGAAAGACAGCTGGGCTATGCGAAGGGAGTTATGGGTGCTAATTTCTGGTACCTGTGTGAAACCAAAGAGGCCGTTATGACTGTGGGAAGAAAAGCTCTTGAAGCAATTGACGAAGTTGAAGGAGTTATAGCTCCCTTTGGTATATGTTCTGCCGGATCAAAACTTGAAACCAAATTTCCGTCGATAGGTCCCACGACTAATCATCCTTATTGCCCATCGCTAAGAAACAAACTTGGGGCAGCATCTAAAGTTCCTGAATGCGTCCATTTCATTCCAGAAATTGTAATTAACGGTGTTTCTCTAAGTGCTGTGAAGGTAGCTATGAAAGCTGGAATCGAAGCCACATGTAGCATAGAAGGGGTCCACGTTATTTCCGCAGGTAACTATGGGGGCAAACTGGGCAATTATAAAATTTATCTACGAGAGTTGTTTTTATGA
- a CDS encoding carbohydrate kinase family protein, whose product MTKFDVVGFGALNIDRLFKVNKIAGRDEESFVVESKESCGGSAANTIVGLARLGLKTGYIGKVSDDREGQLLLDDFNKENVDTKGIVIAKSGRSGVVMGFVDEHGERSLYVAPGVNDTVELREINKNYVRKAGFLHLTSFVGEKSFESQKEIVEQLPERVRVSFDPGMLYAQRGLSSLRPILRRTFVMLPNEVEMKLLTGEEYEDGAEMLIAEGVKVVAVKLGRKGCFVTDGEESHVVEPFKVRVVDTTGAGDAWNAGFLYGLLGENSLLECGRLGNFVASRCIMKMGARTGLPQLADLHF is encoded by the coding sequence ATGACTAAATTTGACGTTGTCGGTTTTGGCGCTTTAAACATTGATAGGCTCTTTAAGGTAAATAAGATAGCTGGAAGAGATGAGGAGAGTTTTGTTGTCGAATCCAAAGAATCTTGCGGTGGCTCAGCTGCCAACACCATTGTAGGTTTGGCGCGTTTGGGGTTAAAAACTGGATACATCGGCAAAGTTTCAGATGATCGTGAAGGGCAACTCTTGCTTGACGACTTTAATAAAGAGAACGTTGATACAAAGGGCATTGTTATTGCAAAGAGTGGACGAAGCGGTGTTGTTATGGGTTTTGTTGACGAACATGGTGAACGATCGCTTTATGTGGCTCCGGGGGTCAATGACACCGTAGAGTTGAGAGAAATTAACAAAAATTATGTGAGAAAGGCTGGGTTTCTACATTTGACTTCTTTTGTGGGTGAAAAATCATTTGAAAGCCAGAAAGAAATTGTTGAACAGCTTCCAGAACGTGTCAGAGTGAGTTTTGATCCAGGTATGTTGTATGCTCAGAGGGGTTTGTCTTCGTTAAGACCTATTTTGAGACGAACTTTCGTCATGCTTCCTAACGAAGTCGAGATGAAGCTGCTTACAGGCGAAGAATATGAAGATGGTGCTGAAATGTTGATAGCTGAAGGAGTTAAAGTTGTGGCAGTTAAACTAGGCAGGAAAGGGTGCTTTGTAACTGATGGCGAAGAAAGTCATGTAGTAGAGCCCTTTAAGGTAAGAGTTGTCGATACTACAGGTGCAGGTGACGCGTGGAATGCAGGTTTTCTTTATGGCTTACTTGGAGAAAATAGTTTGCTGGAGTGTGGGCGGCTTGGGAATTTTGTGGCGTCTAGGTGCATAATGAAAATGGGAGCGAGAACTGGGCTTCCTCAACTCGCTGACTTGCATTTTTGA
- a CDS encoding saccharopine dehydrogenase family protein: protein MRILVLGCGNIGSVIATDLAESMLSTEIVIADKCRSRAEKVAALIQERNVAGIQLDACNYRELVDNMKMFDVVVGALPGDIGYQSVKAAIDANVDFVDVSYMPENPLTLNKDATKAGVTIIPDCGVAPGISNVFIGHAISKLDNVESVHVMVGGLPEESVPPLGYTLTWSTEGLIDEYTRKAKIVENGEVKEVEALTGLEEVEFPGAGKLEAFYTDGLRTLLHTIEDVKTMWEKTLRYPGHVEKIRLLKALGFFDERPIEVENARLSPRKITVKLFEAKLRRPEIKDILAMKVEISGMKEGLKKRYIYHLLDRYDEKRGVTAMARTTAYPASILAQLTAQEIIEEKGVVPLEKLCVEEEIFNKILAELEKRHIKIVESPG, encoded by the coding sequence ATGAGGATACTCGTTTTAGGTTGTGGAAATATCGGTTCTGTTATAGCGACCGATCTTGCTGAAAGTATGCTTTCAACTGAGATTGTTATTGCTGATAAATGTCGAAGTAGGGCTGAGAAGGTAGCTGCTCTTATCCAAGAAAGGAATGTTGCTGGAATTCAATTGGATGCTTGTAATTACCGTGAACTGGTCGACAACATGAAAATGTTCGATGTAGTAGTGGGGGCTTTACCAGGGGACATTGGTTATCAATCTGTCAAAGCTGCTATTGATGCAAACGTAGACTTCGTAGATGTTTCGTATATGCCAGAGAATCCTCTTACGCTAAATAAAGATGCAACAAAAGCCGGTGTGACGATCATACCTGACTGTGGAGTGGCACCCGGGATAAGCAATGTGTTTATAGGCCATGCTATCAGCAAGCTCGATAATGTTGAAAGTGTTCATGTAATGGTTGGTGGTCTTCCAGAGGAATCAGTTCCCCCTCTGGGCTATACGCTAACGTGGTCCACAGAAGGCCTTATCGACGAGTACACTAGAAAGGCGAAAATAGTTGAGAATGGTGAAGTGAAGGAAGTAGAGGCATTAACTGGACTGGAAGAAGTTGAATTTCCAGGCGCTGGCAAACTTGAGGCGTTTTATACTGATGGACTTAGGACACTGCTTCATACGATAGAAGATGTTAAGACAATGTGGGAGAAAACTCTCAGGTATCCAGGGCATGTTGAGAAGATAAGATTGCTGAAGGCTTTGGGCTTTTTTGATGAACGTCCTATAGAAGTCGAGAATGCTCGTCTGTCACCGCGAAAAATTACTGTTAAGCTCTTTGAGGCGAAGCTTCGGAGACCTGAGATTAAAGATATTCTGGCTATGAAAGTGGAAATAAGCGGAATGAAAGAGGGATTAAAAAAACGCTACATTTACCATCTTCTAGATCGTTACGATGAAAAACGTGGAGTGACGGCTATGGCAAGAACAACGGCGTACCCTGCCTCCATCTTAGCTCAATTGACAGCTCAAGAAATCATAGAAGAAAAGGGTGTTGTCCCCTTAGAAAAGCTATGTGTTGAAGAAGAAATTTTCAATAAAATCCTAGCTGAACTGGAGAAACGGCATATTAAAATTGTGGAGAGCCCAGGCTAG
- the purQ gene encoding phosphoribosylformylglycinamidine synthase subunit PurQ: MKRKEIRVCVLRVGGTNCDAETKRAFKDSGMKAEVVHFNQLAKQQNLLDYNVLVIPGGFSHGDYVRAGAIWAKRIMAKLGEDINKFVDGERPILGICNGFQVLVEAGLLPQFDGVSPFPEAALGTNIPSGYNCRWAYLKNESRGHCVFTKGLPSGSVVRIPVAHSEGRFMFAKENEKKYLEKLLDNDQLVFRYCHCNGEYADGKYPSNPNGSFHDIAGICDSSGTIFGLMPHPERAYFGWQLPDWTRNETVLSFGDGKIIFESVAEYLTKKF; the protein is encoded by the coding sequence GTGAAGCGTAAAGAAATTCGTGTCTGTGTTTTACGTGTCGGTGGAACAAATTGTGATGCCGAAACTAAACGAGCCTTCAAAGATTCTGGGATGAAAGCGGAAGTTGTCCATTTCAATCAGCTTGCCAAACAACAGAACCTGCTTGACTATAACGTTCTTGTTATTCCAGGCGGTTTTTCCCATGGCGATTATGTTCGCGCTGGCGCTATTTGGGCGAAACGGATTATGGCAAAGCTGGGGGAAGATATTAACAAGTTTGTGGATGGGGAACGGCCGATTCTCGGAATATGTAATGGCTTTCAAGTTCTAGTTGAAGCAGGCTTGCTGCCCCAATTTGACGGCGTTAGCCCATTTCCAGAAGCGGCTCTGGGAACTAACATACCCTCAGGCTACAATTGCCGATGGGCCTATCTTAAGAATGAAAGCAGAGGCCACTGTGTCTTCACAAAGGGGCTTCCCTCCGGTTCTGTTGTTAGAATTCCTGTAGCACATTCAGAAGGTCGTTTCATGTTTGCAAAAGAAAACGAGAAAAAATATTTGGAAAAGTTGCTGGACAATGATCAACTGGTATTCAGATACTGCCACTGTAACGGTGAATACGCTGATGGGAAATATCCGTCAAATCCAAACGGATCTTTCCACGACATTGCAGGCATCTGCGATTCTTCAGGAACAATTTTCGGTTTGATGCCTCATCCTGAACGAGCGTATTTTGGATGGCAATTACCCGACTGGACAAGAAATGAGACTGTGCTATCTTTTGGTGATGGAAAAATAATCTTTGAATCAGTTGCTGAATATTTAACAAAAAAATTTTAG
- the purL gene encoding phosphoribosylformylglycinamidine synthase subunit PurL has product MTLFTRHKTPFEIHEIKILDTNDKQLLRISQELSIGLNLEEMKAVKKYFSKKGRNPTDIELQTIGQTWSEHCFHKTFKGNIITDKGKIQNLFKTYIAKATSELNQPWCISVFEDNAGIIEFDENYAIAAKVETHNHPSAIEPFGGAATGTGGVIRDILGVWADPIACTDVLGFGPLDYDYDKLPQGVKHPKYLFRGVVAGIGCYGNNMGIPTVNGAIFFDESYVGNVVVYCGCIGLLPKDKFVKNAKPSDIILLAGGKTGRDGIHGVTFASAELTKESEEVSRPAVQIANPIEEEKLKRAIIEVRDRRLGSAITDLGGGGLSSAVGEMARRFGCGARVELEKVPLKYEGLAPWEIYVSESQERMLLLVPKKNLEQVIEIFREEDVKATPIGEFTDDNALRIYYEDHEVANLNIDFLFAPPKTERTAKWNEVTFKEPTFPEPSNLNPYILKLLASSNITSREKVVRTYDHEVKGNTVLKPLHGKFGGPNDAAVIKPLEESWKGIAISCGMNPCYGRIDPYWMAASAIDEAIRNNIAVGGRRVALLDNFVWGSPEKPDRLGSLVRACEACYEFAKGFGTPFISGKDSLYNESPLGPVTPTLLITAVGIIPDIRKTVSLDLKCPGNLLYVVGQTFAELGGSEYYGLKGFMGRSVPKVRVPQAKRVMEVMVEAIDGGCVRACHDISEGGLAVAAAEMAFSGGYGVDIWLKNVPVTEDAGRNDFVLFSESNSRFLVEVLKGQAGHFESITRGISRAVVGEVTDERCLCVYGLRDERVLDADLNELLNVWKHGLEAET; this is encoded by the coding sequence ATGACCCTCTTCACTCGTCACAAAACACCTTTCGAAATCCACGAAATAAAAATCCTAGACACAAACGATAAACAACTGCTAAGAATCAGCCAAGAACTCAGCATAGGCTTAAACCTAGAAGAAATGAAGGCAGTAAAAAAATACTTCTCCAAGAAAGGCAGAAATCCAACAGACATAGAACTCCAAACAATCGGACAAACATGGTCAGAACACTGCTTCCACAAAACCTTCAAAGGAAACATAATCACCGACAAAGGCAAAATCCAAAACTTGTTTAAAACCTACATAGCTAAAGCAACAAGCGAACTGAACCAACCATGGTGCATTTCTGTATTCGAAGACAACGCAGGCATCATAGAATTTGACGAAAACTATGCAATCGCTGCGAAAGTGGAAACCCACAACCACCCTTCCGCCATAGAACCCTTCGGCGGCGCCGCAACAGGCACTGGAGGCGTTATTAGAGATATATTAGGCGTGTGGGCTGACCCCATTGCCTGCACCGACGTTCTGGGATTCGGTCCTCTAGACTACGACTACGATAAGCTTCCACAAGGCGTCAAACATCCAAAATATCTCTTCAGAGGGGTAGTGGCAGGCATAGGATGCTACGGCAACAACATGGGAATCCCCACCGTAAACGGAGCAATATTTTTTGACGAAAGCTACGTGGGCAACGTTGTGGTCTACTGCGGATGCATAGGATTGCTTCCAAAGGACAAATTTGTTAAAAACGCGAAACCAAGCGACATAATTCTCCTTGCAGGTGGTAAAACTGGTCGAGACGGAATTCACGGCGTGACTTTTGCCTCCGCTGAACTCACCAAAGAGTCGGAGGAGGTTTCTCGTCCTGCAGTTCAAATAGCCAATCCGATTGAAGAAGAAAAACTGAAACGAGCTATAATCGAGGTTCGCGATAGACGACTTGGCTCAGCCATAACCGACCTAGGCGGAGGGGGTTTGTCAAGTGCAGTGGGAGAGATGGCACGTAGATTTGGCTGTGGTGCCCGTGTTGAGTTGGAAAAAGTTCCTTTGAAATATGAAGGGTTGGCTCCTTGGGAGATTTATGTTTCTGAATCGCAAGAAAGAATGCTACTTCTCGTTCCAAAAAAGAACTTGGAACAAGTTATAGAAATATTCAGGGAAGAAGACGTCAAAGCCACTCCTATCGGCGAGTTTACCGATGACAACGCTTTGAGGATTTACTATGAAGATCATGAAGTTGCAAATCTAAACATAGACTTCTTGTTTGCTCCACCAAAAACAGAAAGAACTGCAAAATGGAATGAAGTAACATTCAAAGAACCCACTTTCCCAGAGCCAAGTAACCTAAACCCATACATTCTAAAACTATTAGCTTCATCAAACATCACCAGCAGAGAAAAAGTAGTACGCACTTACGATCACGAGGTAAAAGGAAACACCGTCCTAAAACCTTTACACGGAAAATTTGGCGGACCCAACGACGCAGCAGTCATCAAGCCACTAGAAGAGAGCTGGAAAGGAATCGCCATTTCATGCGGCATGAACCCCTGCTATGGCAGAATAGACCCCTACTGGATGGCAGCCTCAGCTATTGACGAAGCCATCAGAAACAACATTGCAGTGGGTGGGCGACGAGTTGCTTTGCTGGATAACTTTGTCTGGGGGAGTCCAGAAAAGCCAGATAGGTTGGGAAGCCTTGTCAGGGCATGTGAAGCCTGCTACGAATTCGCAAAGGGATTCGGAACTCCTTTTATCTCTGGAAAAGACAGTCTCTATAACGAATCACCATTAGGTCCTGTGACACCTACGCTTCTGATCACCGCCGTAGGCATCATACCTGATATTAGAAAAACTGTTTCACTTGACTTGAAGTGTCCTGGCAATTTGCTTTATGTGGTTGGTCAAACTTTTGCAGAGTTGGGCGGTTCAGAATATTATGGACTGAAAGGTTTTATGGGCAGGTCGGTTCCGAAAGTTAGAGTTCCTCAGGCGAAACGCGTAATGGAAGTAATGGTTGAGGCGATTGATGGTGGTTGTGTTAGGGCTTGTCATGACATTTCAGAGGGTGGGCTTGCAGTTGCTGCTGCTGAAATGGCTTTTAGCGGCGGCTATGGTGTGGACATTTGGTTAAAGAATGTCCCAGTAACCGAAGATGCTGGTAGAAATGATTTTGTGCTTTTTTCCGAGTCGAACAGTAGATTTCTAGTAGAGGTGCTGAAAGGGCAAGCAGGCCACTTTGAATCTATAACGAGAGGTATTTCTCGCGCTGTCGTAGGCGAAGTAACAGATGAACGCTGCCTATGTGTCTATGGTCTGAGAGATGAAAGGGTATTAGATGCCGATTTAAACGAACTTTTAAACGTTTGGAAACATGGTTTGGAGGCAGAGACGTGA
- the purS gene encoding phosphoribosylformylglycinamidine synthase subunit PurS, with the protein MLYKARVEVSLKPGHSDPEGETTTRSLKELAYLVRIVGVSKMYTITLEANSRNDAETKVENMCKKLLANPTKDNYTFQVEEAK; encoded by the coding sequence ATGCTATACAAAGCTCGAGTGGAAGTAAGCCTTAAACCAGGCCACTCTGACCCAGAGGGAGAAACAACTACACGCTCTCTAAAAGAACTCGCCTACCTTGTTAGAATCGTCGGAGTAAGCAAAATGTACACAATAACCCTAGAAGCAAACTCCAGAAACGACGCAGAAACCAAAGTAGAAAACATGTGCAAAAAACTGTTGGCCAATCCCACTAAAGATAACTACACTTTTCAGGTTGAAGAAGCTAAATGA
- the purM gene encoding phosphoribosylformylglycinamidine cyclo-ligase: MSKKLTYAESGVDRELRAKSKTALKMLRRTYKFSIYGEVLQLPYGNVFPISDRYLDLAIEGVGTKVLLAQLADKYDTIGIDGVAMVVNDVIRSGANPLAIADNIHAQISDPFLVEEWMKGIVEGAVESQCIVAGGEIGDVAEIIKGLKEGKGFDMIVACIGEVDKDNIILGTEIKPEDVVIGIRSSGIHSNGITLARKVLFKKWGGKFDPYDVPEGLEKELIYEALEPTKIYVKSLQEVVRQHEIKGAVHITGDAYLKFNRLMKFSKGVGFEFNNFKPQPIFRLLQKTAETSGGISDEEMLKTFNMGWGFAIVVDRRKQDDVLDVLDKSKVEAEPIGKATSTEKIIALYKRKKLVLK; the protein is encoded by the coding sequence ATGTCAAAGAAGTTAACTTATGCCGAATCTGGTGTTGACAGAGAACTGAGGGCAAAGTCAAAGACGGCTTTGAAAATGCTAAGGCGAACCTACAAGTTTAGTATTTACGGAGAAGTTTTGCAGCTTCCTTATGGCAATGTTTTTCCAATAAGCGATAGATACCTCGACCTCGCCATAGAAGGAGTTGGCACTAAAGTCCTCTTGGCGCAACTAGCTGATAAATACGATACGATAGGCATTGACGGCGTGGCGATGGTTGTAAACGATGTGATCAGATCTGGCGCTAATCCACTAGCCATTGCTGACAACATTCACGCTCAAATATCTGATCCGTTTCTGGTGGAGGAGTGGATGAAGGGCATAGTGGAAGGCGCCGTCGAGTCCCAATGTATCGTGGCAGGGGGCGAAATTGGTGATGTTGCGGAAATCATAAAGGGACTTAAAGAAGGCAAAGGTTTCGACATGATAGTTGCGTGCATCGGTGAGGTGGACAAGGACAACATAATACTTGGTACCGAAATCAAACCAGAAGACGTTGTTATAGGTATCAGAAGCTCTGGCATTCACAGCAACGGCATCACATTAGCTAGGAAAGTTTTGTTCAAGAAGTGGGGCGGCAAATTCGACCCTTATGATGTTCCAGAAGGCTTAGAGAAAGAGCTCATTTATGAGGCTTTAGAGCCCACAAAAATCTACGTAAAATCGCTACAGGAAGTTGTAAGGCAACACGAAATTAAAGGCGCCGTCCACATAACTGGCGATGCCTATCTGAAATTTAACAGGCTCATGAAGTTCTCCAAGGGAGTAGGATTCGAATTCAACAATTTCAAGCCACAACCCATCTTTAGGTTACTGCAAAAAACAGCAGAAACATCAGGCGGCATTAGTGATGAAGAAATGCTGAAAACATTTAACATGGGATGGGGATTCGCCATAGTTGTAGACAGAAGAAAGCAGGATGATGTGTTAGATGTTCTGGACAAAAGCAAAGTTGAAGCAGAACCCATTGGAAAGGCGACCTCCACGGAAAAAATCATAGCGCTTTACAAAAGGAAAAAGTTGGTGCTCAAATAG
- a CDS encoding metallophosphoesterase family protein produces the protein MKILAATDFHGDVEAFQKVSLKAKRNHVNMIAVCGDVTHFGSVQQAKKLLSSLLATKSSVLFVPGNCDPPTLAEEKIETIESIHGKCKQIGNTNFFGVGGSSPSPFDTPFELTETEIANILEQGYNSCQANHRTILISHPPPKDTKVDVTSAGEHAGSFSVREFIEKTNLNLVLCGHIHEATGIDRINDTIIVNPGPARHGKCALIDFGESINVRLESL, from the coding sequence TTGAAAATCTTGGCGGCTACAGACTTTCATGGCGATGTTGAGGCATTTCAAAAAGTTTCTTTGAAGGCAAAGCGGAACCATGTGAATATGATTGCTGTGTGCGGGGATGTGACGCATTTTGGTTCTGTGCAACAAGCCAAAAAACTACTTTCCTCTTTACTTGCCACAAAGTCTTCAGTATTGTTTGTGCCAGGAAACTGTGACCCCCCTACATTGGCAGAAGAAAAAATAGAGACAATAGAGTCCATCCACGGAAAATGCAAGCAAATTGGCAACACCAATTTCTTTGGTGTAGGAGGTTCTTCGCCAAGTCCTTTCGATACACCCTTCGAACTTACAGAAACAGAGATTGCCAATATTCTGGAACAAGGCTATAACTCTTGCCAAGCCAATCACAGAACCATTTTGATTTCACACCCTCCACCTAAAGACACAAAGGTAGATGTAACATCTGCAGGCGAACATGCAGGAAGCTTCAGCGTAAGAGAATTCATAGAAAAAACAAACCTGAATCTAGTGCTATGCGGTCACATCCATGAAGCAACTGGAATAGACAGAATAAATGATACCATCATAGTTAACCCAGGACCTGCAAGACACGGAAAATGCGCATTGATTGACTTTGGCGAAAGCATAAATGTCAGACTAGAATCCCTATAA